The Saccharomyces cerevisiae S288C chromosome VII, complete sequence genome includes a region encoding these proteins:
- the PMT6 gene encoding dolichyl-phosphate-mannose-protein mannosyltransferase PMT6 (Protein O-mannosyltransferase; transfers mannose from dolichyl phosphate-D-mannose to protein serine/threonine residues of secretory proteins; reaction is essential for cell wall rigidity; member of a family of mannosyltransferases) has protein sequence MSKAKGTGFSSIDTEDENLRERYVNQPKANASDIQDEQLDCFEQLEEKHRTKKNEEYTALKILRDVIGPLLLTITSFYLRFQHIDQNNYVVWDEAHFGKFGSYYIKHEYYHDVHPPLGKMLIALSEWMAGFDGQFDFSSNNAYPENVNFKLMRQFNATFGALCTPVAFFTAKWMGFNYFTVYLIATMVTLEHSYIVLSKFILLDSMLLFFSMTTFACMIKLYTLRKQQMTKKWSLWMLLTGLSIGCVCSVKWVGLFITVVVGLYTCIELFLLYCDKELPRIKYYKHWLIRIINLIVIPFLIYLYCFKIHFVLLYKSGTGDSTTNTLFQINLEGTQIEAGPRDVAFGSELTIRSHGLSPNLLHSHIQVYPEGSGQRQITGYGFADSNNVWKFEFSRSSGLELDQNGTLNGKIIPITDGVEVRLSHKNTGSNLHSHDVPSHVSRGNYEVSGYGSQSVGDEKDDWIVEIVKQMDSPNPVYSNENSTILHPVSTFFRLRHKVLGCYLASTGLTYPAWGFKQAEIVCKDSWSRRDKSTWWNVEDHWNHNLETAEDYVPPKSNFWTDFILTNFAMASSNNALVPDEDKYDSLSSDAWEWPTLHKGLRMCSWAGYITRYYLMGSPFNTWISTVSLIIFPFIILFILYRWRRQTLYLSDDQIWQITIQGIFPFISWMTHYLPFAMMGRVTYVHHYVPALYFAMLVFGFVLDFTLTRVHWMVKYPIYLSLFGGCIYIYNLFAPICQGMHGDKAEYLPLQWLSTWDIAP, from the coding sequence ATGAGTAAAGCCAAGGGAACGGgattttcatcaattgatactgaagatgaaaacttaCGCGAACGTTATGTTAATCAACCAAAAGCTAATGCCTCCGATATTCAAGATGAACAATTAGATTGCTTTGAGCAactagaagaaaaacataggacaaaaaaaaatgaagaatacaCTGcgttgaaaattttaagGGATGTCATAGGTCCCCTTTTATTAACTATAACTTCGTTTTATCTAAGATTCCAACATATAGATCAGAACAATTATGTTGTCTGGGATGAGGCTCATTTTGGGAAATTCGGATCATACTACATCAAACATGAGTACTACCACGATGTCCACCCTCCACTTGGTAAAATGCTTATTGCATTGAGCGAATGGATGGCAGGATTTGACGGTCAATTTGACTTTTCCTCTAATAATGCATATCCGGAAAACGTAAACTTTAAACTAATGAGACAATTTAATGCCACATTTGGAGCTCTATGTACACCAGTAGCTTTCTTTACAGCCAAATGGATGGGGTTCAATTATTTTACTGTTTATTTGATTGCTACGATGGTAACGTTGGAACATTCATATATTGTCCTCTCAAAATTCATATTGCTAGATTCAAtgctgctttttttctcgatGACGACTTTTGCCTGTATGATAAAGTTGTATACGTTGAGAAAGCAACAAATGACGAAAAAATGGTCGTTATGGATGTTATTAACTGGTTTATCTATTGGTTGCGTTTGTTCTGTGAAATGGGTTGGTCTTTTTATCACAGTTGTAGTCGGCCTCTACACATGTATAGAACTATTTTTGCTCTATTGTGATAAAGAATTGCCtagaataaaatattacAAACATTGGCTTATCAGAATCATTAATCTGATAGTAATTCCTTTTCTTATCTATCTCTATTGCTTCAAAATTCACTTTGTGTTGTTGTACAAATCTGGCACGGGGGATTCTACTACAAATACGTTATTTCAGATAAACTTGGAGGGAACTCAGATTGAGGCGGGTCCTCGTGATGTAGCATTTGGGTCAGAGTTAACCATAAGGTCGCATGGTTTAAGCCCGAATCTGCTGCATTCACATATTCAAGTATACCCAGAAGGCTCTGGACAGCGCCAAATCACTGGATATGGATTCGCAGACTCTAATAATGTTTGGAAGTTTGAATTTTCTAGGTCTTCTGGATTGGAACTAGATCAGAACGGGACTTTGAATGGCAAAATAATCCCAATAACGGATGGTGTGGAAGTTCGTCTCAGCCATAAAAATACAGGATCGAATCTTCACTCGCATGATGTACCTTCTCACGTCTCTAGAGGAAATTATGAGGTTTCAGGCTATGGGTCACAAAGTGTTGGCGATGAAAAGGATGATTGGATAGTGGAGATTGTgaaacaaatggattcacCAAATCCCGTCTATTCTAATGAGAATTCAACTATTTTACATCCAGTTTCTACTTTCTTCAGGTTGAGACACAAAGTTTTAGGTTGTTACTTGGCTTCTACTGGATTGACGTATCCAGCTTGGGGATTTAAACAAGCTGAAATCGTCTGCAAAGACTCCTGGAGTCGTAGGGACAAATCGACCTGGTGGAATGTAGAAGATCACTGGAACCACAATTTAGAAACCGCAGAAGATTACGTTCCACCAAAATCCAATTTTTGGACCGATTTTATTCTAACTAATTTTGCCATGGCCTCCTCTAATAACGCGTTAGTGCCTGATGAGGATAAATATGATAGTTTATCGTCTGATGCATGGGAATGGCCAACCTTGCATAAAGGGCTAAGAATGTGTTCATGGGCGGGATATATCACTCGATATTACTTGATGGGATCTCCCTTCAATACATGGATTTCTACTGTCTCCTTAATCATCTTCCcatttattattctttttatattatatcGTTGGAGGAGACAAACGCTTTATCTCTCAGACGATCAAATCTGGCAAATAACGATACAGggtatttttcctttcattTCCTGGATGACACATTATCTGCCTTTTGCAATGATGGGGAGAGTGACGTATGTACATCACTACGTTCCCGCTTTATATTTTGCAATGCTTGTTTTCGGATTTGTGCTTGATTTCACTTTGACAAGAGTCCATTGGATGGTCAAATATCCCATCTATTTGTCATTGTTTGGCGGATgtatatacatttataaTTTATTTGCTCCAATATGTCAGGGTATGCATGGTGATAAAGCGGAATACTTACCTTTGCAGTGGTTATCTACTTGGGATATCGCACcttag
- the YPP1 gene encoding Ypp1p (Cargo-transport protein involved in endocytosis; interacts with phosphatidylinositol-4-kinase Stt4p; is required, along with Efr3p, for the assembly and recruitment of multiple copies of the kinase into phosphoinositide kinase (PIK) patches at the plasma membrane; positively regulates Stt4p; GFP-fusion protein localizes to the cytoplasm; YGR198W is an essential gene): protein MPNSNVRIPPTVPSKIIDVVDQALRARLLGGSTFNSGFDSLDSVLNLQFRLHYHVIGSNGPAKPVCDVLLKESQNLEKNMSMMEELNDYPEITKLVEKILFNCLGILFFHRGQFQESQRCLLHSLKIHNNTASQKTALMEQYDRYLIVENLYYRGLVSQDINIMQNVFYKELLAHVDTIPPESNGLLFEYISLIVAKLRFNQIQDLAENFKTTVENPFILFLYMIKKFQSPLKKHIDNDDLYLKFGQNVLLKAKFPTASETNDEALEHFNVFLQYYFKFTHIKKIKVNPSWYNFIISSMEKTFQSIEVSKTAMFLFQNLSDNSNDEIKKKTFKRESILNFVNFVKYNDKYYQLHDNSHRDIISFIDAYSFILQNSSKTDSIENVFDYDNTVSTFATSLNSFYKEYNLPLMSQSESLDWLENSTRCVYPGNISKVLTNAWSTLYEIRKYQLDFLVSNNLTSYLCNAMMLSTKEKDNADVEEQEEGEEEKALRELQFKYSYTLAQQRHIETAIKTLESLILSKNPNYYKAWHLLALCRSVQEDKEMSYKIVCSVLEAMNESLQNNTLLLNDRWQFIHLKLTQLALIEEIFGTLEALETLPEVFELYATLFPDSQPELNSMGPKYSQTKEYLLQMVWIFAANMYMRTKDNDEDAKAAIKEASNVESKFKNLNCNIANGYLSIIKDEPGVALKEFETVLYYDENNLDALVGFAELIFPEELGVEETNLERYYTLSLDKKPGKRAKLTFVNDTDRSAAYARLKFLLECAILESIEAYYSPEVWWYLSLIYEKYQDDEYKNSLLKCIKYQELNPIRSLRYCNY, encoded by the coding sequence ATGCCTAACTCAAATGTTCGGATTCCTCCTACTGTTCCATCGAAGATAATAGATGTGGTCGACCAAGCGCTAAGAGCGCGACTCTTAGGTGGCAGCACCTTCAATTCAGGGTTTGATAGTTTAGATTCCGTACTTAACTTACAGTTTAGACTACATTACCATGTTATTGGATCGAATGGGCCTGCAAAACCAGTTTGTGATGTTTTACTGAAGGAAAGTcaaaatttagaaaagaatatgagTATGATGGAGGAGTTGAATGACTATCCGGAGATTACAAAACTAGTGGAGAAAATTCTGTTCAATTGCCTCggtattcttttcttccacaGGGGCCAATTTCAGGAATCGCAGCGGTGCTTGCTGCACTCGTTGAAAATTCATAATAACACTGCATCGCAAAAAACAGCACTTATGGAGCAGTATGATAGGTATTTGATCGTAGAAAACCTGTACTACCGTGGTCTAGTTTCGCAAGACATAAATATCATGCAAAATGTTTTTTACAAAGAACTACTGGCCCACGTGGATACGATCCCTCCCGAATCAAACGGTCTTCTTTTCGAATACATCAGCTTGATCGTCGCAAAACTCAGGTTCAATCAAATTCAGGATTTagcagaaaattttaaaactACCGTCGAAAATccttttattcttttcctttacaTGATAAAGAAGTTCCAGTCACCTCTCAAAAAGCACattgataatgatgatctTTATTTGAAGTTCGGACAGAACGTTTTGTTGAAGGCCAAATTTCCTACTGCTAGTGAGACAAATGATGAAGCTTTGGAGCATTTTAATGTCTTTTTGCAGTattatttcaaattcactcacataaaaaaaataaaagtgaATCCCAGTTGGTATAATTTCATAATATCTTCAATGGAAAAGACTTTTCAAAGTATTGAAGTTTCGAAAACAGcaatgtttcttttccaaaaccTAAGCGATAACAGTAATGAcgaaataaagaagaagacatTTAAAAGAGAATCTATACtaaattttgttaattttgTGAAATACAACGACAAGTACTATCAACTGCACGATAACTCCCACCGTGACATAATTTCATTCATTGATGcgtattcttttattttacaaaactccTCCAAAACCGATTCAATCGAAAATGTTTTTGATTACGATAATACGGTATCTACGTTTGCGACTTCCTTGAATTCCTTCTACAAAGAATATAATTTGCCATTAATGAGCCAATCAGAATCTTTAGATTGGCTAGAAAACAGCACCAGATGTGTATACCCAGGAAACATTTCGAAAGTTCTAACAAATGCGTGGTCAACATTGTACGAAATCAGAAAATATCAGTTAGATTTTCTTGTATCTAATAATTTGACTTCATATCTATGTAATGCAATGATGCTGTccacaaaagaaaaagacaatgCTGATGTAGAAGAGCAGGAAGAAGGAGAGGAGGAGAAGGCATTACGTGAATTACAATTTAAATATTCTTACACTCTAGCACAACAGAGGCACATTGAAACTGCAATCAAGACTCTAGAATCATTGATATTAAGTAAAAACCCAAATTACTACAAAGCTTGGCATCTATTAGCTCTTTGTAGGTCTGTGCAAGAGGATAAGGAAATGTCGTACAAGATAGTTTGCTCTGTTCTAGAAGCTATGAATGAAAGTCTTCAGAACAATACTTTACTTCTGAATGATAGATGGCAATTTATTCACCTAAAATTAACGCAATTGGCGCtaattgaagaaatttttggcACTTTAGAGGCACTGGAGACACTTCCAGAGGTCTTTGAATTATACGCAACATTATTTCCAGATTCACAACCTGAATTGAACAGCATGGGTCCCAAATATTCTCAAACTAAAGAATATCTTTTACAAATGGTGTGGATTTTTGCTGCAAATATGTACATGAGAACAAAAGACAATGATGAGGATGCCAAGGCCGCCATCAAAGAAGCCTCCAATGTCGAAAGtaaattcaagaatttaAATTGTAATATTGCTAACGGTTatttatcaataataaaagatGAACCAGGCGTGGCATTAAAGGAATTTGAAACAGTTCTGTACTATGATGAGAATAATTTAGATGCCTTGGTCGGATTCGCTGAATTAATTTTCCCTGAAGAACTAGGCGTCGAGGAAACTAATCTTGAGCGTTATTATACTCTCAGCCTTGATAAAAAACCAGGTAAGAGGGCCAAACTTACGTTCGTTAATGACACAGATAGGTCAGCAGCGTATGCAAGACTAAAATTTCTATTGGAGTGCGCAATACTAGAATCGATCGAGGCTTACTATTCCCCAGAAGTTTGGTGGTATTTGTCCCTCATTTACGAGAAATATCAAGATGACGAGTACAAAAACTCTTTGCTAAAATGTATTAAATACCAAGAGTTGAATCCCATTCGCTCCCTAAGGTATTGCAATTACTAA